In a genomic window of Staphylococcus taiwanensis:
- the arcD gene encoding arginine-ornithine antiporter: MNKSDTNKLGKMSLIGLVIGSMIGGGAFNIISDMGGKAGGLAIMIGWIITAIGMISLAFVFQNLTNVRPDLEGGIYSYAQAGFGDFIGFSSAWGYWFAAFLGNVAYATLLMSAVGNFFPIFKGGNTLPSIIVASILLWGVHFLILRGVETAAFINSIVTVAKLIPIFLVIICMIVVFNFDTFKAGFYGMTSGGVGIFSWGDTMAQVKSTMLVTVWVFTGIEGAVVFSGRAKTKKDVGTATVIGLVSVLVIYFLMTVLAQGVIQQDQISKLTSPSMAQVLAYIVGHWGSVLVNIGLIISVLGAWLGWTLLAGELPFIVAKDGLFPKWFAKENKNKAPINALLITNILVQIFLVSMLFTDSAYQFAFSLASSAILIPYMFSAFYQLKYTIEHKGHATVKQWTIGIIASIYAIWLVYAAGIDYLLLTMLLYIPGLVVYSYVQHTNKKRLTKVDYILFVVIIVLAIIGVIRLAMGSVSVF, from the coding sequence ATGAATAAATCAGACACAAATAAACTAGGTAAAATGTCTCTTATTGGTCTTGTCATTGGTTCAATGATTGGTGGCGGTGCGTTCAACATCATTTCTGATATGGGTGGTAAAGCAGGTGGCTTAGCTATTATGATTGGCTGGATAATTACTGCCATAGGTATGATTTCACTTGCCTTCGTTTTCCAAAATCTGACAAATGTACGTCCAGATCTTGAAGGCGGCATATATAGCTATGCGCAAGCAGGATTTGGAGATTTTATAGGATTCTCAAGCGCATGGGGTTATTGGTTTGCTGCGTTTCTAGGAAATGTGGCCTATGCAACACTATTAATGTCAGCAGTCGGTAACTTCTTCCCAATCTTCAAAGGTGGGAACACACTTCCAAGTATCATTGTAGCGTCAATACTATTGTGGGGCGTGCATTTCCTAATTCTAAGAGGCGTTGAAACAGCGGCATTTATCAATAGTATTGTGACCGTTGCAAAATTAATCCCCATCTTTCTTGTCATAATCTGCATGATTGTCGTATTTAACTTTGATACATTCAAAGCGGGTTTCTATGGCATGACAAGTGGTGGTGTGGGCATCTTTAGTTGGGGTGACACAATGGCTCAAGTGAAGAGTACAATGCTTGTCACTGTATGGGTGTTTACAGGTATTGAAGGGGCCGTCGTCTTCTCAGGACGTGCCAAAACGAAGAAAGATGTCGGCACAGCGACAGTGATTGGTCTTGTTTCAGTATTAGTCATTTACTTTTTAATGACGGTCTTAGCACAAGGTGTGATTCAACAAGACCAAATTTCTAAACTTACAAGCCCATCTATGGCTCAAGTGTTAGCGTACATTGTTGGTCACTGGGGTTCAGTATTAGTCAATATTGGCTTAATTATCTCAGTATTAGGTGCTTGGTTAGGCTGGACCTTACTCGCCGGCGAATTACCATTTATCGTAGCGAAGGATGGACTCTTCCCGAAATGGTTCGCTAAGGAAAATAAAAACAAAGCCCCAATCAATGCACTTTTAATTACGAATATTTTAGTGCAAATTTTCTTAGTGAGTATGTTATTTACAGATAGTGCCTATCAATTCGCATTTTCACTTGCATCAAGTGCCATTTTAATTCCGTATATGTTTAGTGCGTTCTACCAATTAAAATACACTATTGAACATAAAGGACATGCCACAGTCAAACAATGGACTATCGGCATTATCGCTTCAATATATGCAATTTGGTTAGTTTACGCAGCAGGTATTGATTATTTGTTATTAACGATGTTGTTGTATATTCCAGGTTTAGTCGTATACAGTTATGTGCAACATACTAATAAGAAACGTTTGACGAAAGTGGACTACATTCTTTTTGTCGTCATTATTGTACTCGCCATCATTGGTGTGATTCGATTGGCAATGGGTAGCGTGTCAGTATTCTAG
- a CDS encoding zinc-binding dehydrogenase: protein MKTRAAVLYGMEASQPYKASKPLKIEHLELEDPHEYEVLLKIHAAGLCHSDLSVINGNRPRPLPMALGHEATGEVVKVGSSVTRVKEGDHVVCTFIPSCGKCIPCKEGRPALCENGAKANEKGEMLEGGIRLSNEDGQVYHHLGVSGFAEHAVVSENSIVKISNEIPFERAAVFGCAVITGIGAVMNTAHIRPGSNVAVVGLGGIGLNAIIGAKLAGANEIIALDINEDKFDLAKKFGATATFNSSDEDIDEQIKEYVPGGVDYAFETAGVVPAMQVAYKITKRGGTTVTTGLPHPKDEFSFPQVTLAAEERTVKGSYVGSCVPDRDIPRFVSLYKQGRLNIDSLISEVITLDDINEGFDKLASGDVGRIIVKMH, encoded by the coding sequence ATGAAAACAAGAGCAGCAGTGTTGTATGGAATGGAAGCATCTCAACCTTATAAAGCATCGAAACCTTTAAAAATTGAGCACTTAGAATTAGAAGATCCACATGAGTATGAGGTATTACTAAAAATACACGCAGCAGGTCTATGTCACTCAGATTTATCAGTGATTAACGGTAATCGGCCACGACCTTTACCAATGGCACTTGGTCACGAAGCAACTGGTGAAGTAGTAAAAGTCGGAAGTAGTGTCACTAGAGTGAAAGAAGGCGACCACGTTGTATGTACATTCATTCCGAGTTGTGGTAAATGTATTCCGTGTAAAGAAGGTAGACCAGCATTGTGTGAAAATGGCGCTAAAGCAAATGAAAAAGGCGAAATGTTAGAAGGTGGTATTCGATTATCTAATGAAGATGGACAAGTATATCATCACTTAGGCGTCTCTGGATTTGCAGAACATGCAGTTGTTTCTGAAAATTCTATTGTAAAAATCAGTAATGAAATACCATTTGAACGCGCAGCAGTATTTGGATGTGCTGTTATTACTGGCATTGGTGCAGTGATGAATACTGCACATATTCGACCAGGTAGTAATGTAGCCGTAGTTGGACTAGGCGGTATAGGATTAAATGCCATTATTGGTGCTAAATTAGCAGGTGCAAATGAAATTATTGCATTAGATATTAATGAAGACAAATTTGATTTAGCTAAAAAATTTGGAGCTACTGCGACGTTTAACTCTAGTGATGAAGATATTGATGAACAAATTAAAGAATATGTGCCTGGCGGAGTAGACTATGCGTTTGAGACAGCAGGGGTTGTTCCAGCCATGCAAGTTGCCTATAAAATTACTAAACGTGGGGGAACTACAGTTACGACTGGTTTACCTCATCCTAAAGATGAATTTTCATTCCCTCAAGTAACCTTAGCTGCAGAAGAGCGTACTGTAAAAGGGTCTTATGTAGGAAGTTGCGTTCCAGATAGAGATATTCCGCGTTTTGTAAGTTTATATAAACAAGGAAGATTAAATATTGATTCACTCATTAGCGAAGTAATTACGTTAGATGATATCAATGAAGGGTTTGATAAATTAGCTAGCGGTGATGTAGGAAGAATTATCGTTAAAATGCATTAA
- a CDS encoding CapA family protein: MALAEDVTEEASVVAVGDNLIHPVVYNDALQQNGSFNFKPMYAHIKHDIQEPDLALINQESPLGGDNRPFSGFKNFNTPSQIAQDVVSTGFDMVNGANNHALDQGDDGVHNHLNTWNRFKQDVLFTGIFNSEKDAQATPVMKVNGIKVSLLSYTYGTNDMTSKYPYTVKTFDEKTIKRDVRKAKKQSDVVMVSAHWGLENHHQPNRIQKKYAQLFANEGVDVVIGTHPHVIQPVEWVKSQHDHHQTLVAYSLGNFLNGQDTGNEHNQLLGRLNFDIVKVPKGAHIEHVKWTSMVNHYEQWDPDNKDTRHDFEVYNLDEYNEDLAHKHGLNNDRKSQWGIKRLQDITKDVIDSNYLDEKSI, translated from the coding sequence ATGGCACTGGCAGAAGATGTGACTGAGGAAGCGTCTGTAGTTGCAGTTGGAGATAATTTGATTCATCCAGTAGTTTACAATGATGCACTTCAGCAGAATGGTTCTTTTAACTTTAAGCCAATGTATGCTCATATTAAGCATGACATTCAAGAACCAGATCTTGCATTGATTAATCAAGAATCTCCGTTAGGTGGAGATAATCGACCATTTTCAGGATTTAAGAACTTTAATACACCAAGTCAAATTGCACAAGATGTAGTATCAACTGGCTTTGATATGGTCAATGGCGCTAATAATCACGCGTTAGATCAAGGGGATGATGGCGTTCACAATCACCTTAATACATGGAATCGATTTAAGCAAGATGTGTTATTTACGGGTATTTTTAATTCGGAAAAGGATGCTCAAGCTACACCAGTGATGAAAGTGAATGGCATCAAAGTAAGTTTACTAAGTTATACATATGGTACGAATGACATGACATCTAAATATCCATATACCGTTAAAACATTTGACGAAAAGACCATTAAACGAGATGTAAGAAAAGCAAAGAAACAAAGTGATGTGGTAATGGTATCAGCGCACTGGGGATTAGAAAATCATCATCAACCTAATCGCATACAAAAGAAATATGCCCAATTATTTGCGAATGAGGGCGTAGATGTCGTAATAGGCACGCACCCCCATGTTATTCAACCTGTTGAGTGGGTGAAGAGTCAACATGATCATCATCAAACGCTTGTCGCATATTCGTTAGGTAATTTTCTGAATGGACAAGATACCGGTAACGAACACAATCAATTATTAGGTCGATTAAACTTTGATATTGTTAAAGTGCCTAAAGGTGCACATATAGAACATGTTAAGTGGACAAGTATGGTCAATCATTATGAACAATGGGACCCAGATAATAAAGACACTCGACATGACTTTGAAGTGTATAATTTAGATGAATATAATGAGGATTTAGCGCACAAGCATGGCTTAAATAATGATAGAAAAAGCCAGTGGGGTATTAAACGTCTACAAGACATCACAAAAGACGTGATTGATTCAAACTATTTAGATGAAAAGAGCATATAA
- a CDS encoding N-acyl homoserine lactonase family protein — MVNVKKQRMKIYVLDNGRMKMDKNLMIANSNQATMDNPNQPNEMHEFPIYTVFIDHPEAKILFDTACNPNAMGDNGRWITATQKAFPYFADEACHLPNRLEQIGIDPKDVDIVVASHLHLDHAGCLEYFTNATVIVHNDELNGTMQSYARNQKEGAYIWADIDAWIKNDLTWKTIKRDEDYLKLVDGVKVLNFGSGHAWGMIGLEIETEELGTIILASDAIYTKESMEPTLKPPGILYDSVGWTNSVEKIKKLAAEKNAQIWFGHDGEQFAEFRKSTDGYYE, encoded by the coding sequence ATGGTTAATGTGAAAAAGCAAAGAATGAAAATTTACGTACTCGACAACGGACGCATGAAAATGGACAAAAACTTGATGATTGCAAATTCGAACCAAGCAACGATGGATAACCCGAACCAACCTAATGAAATGCATGAGTTTCCTATTTACACTGTATTTATTGATCATCCTGAAGCAAAGATTCTATTCGATACAGCATGTAATCCAAATGCTATGGGAGATAACGGACGTTGGATTACGGCAACGCAAAAAGCATTTCCTTACTTTGCCGACGAAGCATGTCATTTACCTAATCGGCTTGAACAAATTGGTATAGATCCTAAAGATGTTGATATTGTAGTGGCCTCACATCTTCATTTAGATCATGCAGGATGTCTTGAATATTTTACGAATGCCACAGTTATAGTGCACAACGATGAACTCAATGGAACAATGCAATCTTATGCACGTAACCAAAAAGAAGGTGCCTATATTTGGGCGGATATAGACGCATGGATTAAAAACGATTTAACTTGGAAGACGATTAAGCGAGATGAAGATTATTTAAAACTTGTTGATGGTGTTAAGGTATTGAATTTTGGCAGTGGTCATGCATGGGGCATGATTGGCTTAGAAATTGAAACTGAAGAACTTGGAACAATTATTCTCGCCTCAGATGCTATTTATACTAAAGAAAGTATGGAACCAACACTTAAACCACCAGGTATCTTGTATGACTCTGTTGGCTGGACAAATTCTGTTGAAAAAATAAAAAAATTAGCTGCAGAGAAAAATGCGCAAATTTGGTTTGGTCACGACGGAGAACAATTTGCCGAATTTCGAAAATCAACAGATGGATATTATGAATAG
- a CDS encoding poly-gamma-glutamate hydrolase family protein: MFHLRKNDIQGFSSLKIWTIIVISLFVVVFAITLFHKQAKATDSNQGVPYKAEEKHRLSHIMNHDYEKGRASNINLEPAAPVMPEVHHKDYFRSMTQLFAHTKEGVDWKKETKKRGSNVIIVAPHGGNIEKGTTELTKMVANDNHYDYYSFTVLNRKNPEKFHVTSANYNDPTLLKMVKSKDFAVSIHGAKGDKPVIYLGGLDTQLKEAIKQQLVKAHFNVKIAPTYLGGDLKQNFVNRDFKDKGVQLELSTAFRKSLFINENMSPKSRSEKNNWSPVMYKFSDALDKAIKQIDDSGKDR, from the coding sequence ATGTTTCATTTGAGAAAGAATGATATACAAGGTTTCTCGTCTTTAAAAATTTGGACAATCATCGTAATCAGTTTATTTGTAGTCGTTTTTGCAATTACTCTTTTTCATAAGCAAGCGAAAGCAACGGATTCAAATCAAGGTGTACCATATAAAGCAGAGGAGAAACATAGGTTATCTCATATCATGAATCATGATTATGAAAAGGGTAGAGCGTCTAATATCAACTTGGAACCTGCTGCACCGGTTATGCCAGAGGTACATCATAAGGATTACTTTCGTTCAATGACACAACTCTTTGCACATACTAAAGAAGGGGTGGATTGGAAGAAGGAAACTAAAAAAAGAGGCAGTAATGTTATTATTGTCGCACCGCATGGAGGCAACATTGAAAAAGGGACAACGGAGTTAACTAAAATGGTAGCTAATGATAATCACTATGATTATTATTCGTTTACTGTACTAAACAGAAAAAATCCAGAAAAATTTCACGTGACTTCAGCAAATTATAATGATCCAACTTTGCTTAAGATGGTAAAATCTAAAGACTTTGCAGTTTCAATTCATGGTGCCAAAGGTGATAAGCCAGTGATTTATTTAGGTGGATTAGACACGCAATTAAAAGAAGCGATTAAACAGCAGTTAGTAAAAGCGCATTTCAATGTCAAAATTGCACCAACCTATCTTGGAGGCGATTTAAAACAAAACTTTGTTAATCGTGACTTTAAAGATAAAGGCGTTCAACTTGAGTTAAGCACCGCATTTAGAAAATCTTTATTTATTAATGAAAATATGTCACCTAAATCACGTTCAGAAAAAAATAACTGGTCACCAGTGATGTATAAATTCTCAGATGCACTTGATAAAGCAATTAAACAAATAGATGATTCAGGTAAAGATAGATAA
- a CDS encoding Crp/Fnr family transcriptional regulator produces the protein MTEKHFPNKNKETDLSENFKQLASYLNIPVGVIHAYKDECFVRHYNKGQVMYYASDQPEYVYLLMDGIVLRETFNQDGDVYRQLNKEKVLFPLTNLFRKVDLNEMCTAMTACHIIAIPKDLLEYLCKNQDDIFVTLFEKLNDELTLQKEYNMALTTKLARERIEKVMYYLCHAVGYDHEEFYEIKHIMTIQLLSDLAGISRETTGHTVHELKEEKILMKNGKDWMIVK, from the coding sequence ATGACTGAAAAACATTTTCCAAATAAAAATAAAGAAACTGATTTAAGTGAAAACTTTAAACAGTTGGCATCATATTTAAATATTCCAGTAGGTGTGATTCATGCATATAAAGATGAATGTTTCGTACGTCACTATAATAAAGGTCAAGTGATGTATTATGCATCAGATCAACCAGAGTATGTTTATTTATTAATGGATGGCATTGTTTTGCGTGAAACATTTAATCAAGATGGAGATGTCTATCGTCAGTTGAATAAGGAGAAAGTGCTGTTTCCATTAACAAATTTATTTCGTAAAGTAGATTTGAATGAAATGTGCACCGCGATGACGGCTTGTCATATCATTGCCATTCCTAAAGATTTGTTGGAATATTTATGTAAGAATCAGGATGATATATTTGTTACGCTCTTTGAAAAGTTAAACGACGAACTGACACTACAAAAAGAATATAATATGGCGTTAACAACAAAGTTAGCGAGAGAACGTATTGAGAAAGTCATGTATTACTTGTGCCATGCAGTGGGATACGACCATGAAGAATTTTATGAAATCAAACATATTATGACCATACAATTGTTAAGTGATTTAGCTGGTATTTCACGTGAAACAACAGGTCATACCGTGCATGAGTTAAAAGAAGAGAAGATATTGATGAAAAACGGTAAAGACTGGATGATTGTAAAGTAG
- a CDS encoding ArgR family transcriptional regulator, whose protein sequence is MKKSKRLDLIATVVTQNRFNKKEDIADYIDMHFGVRYSVTTIARDLKELKIYKMPAAGNQSYYKKLDNTQQMNAKEKLSHYYHEEIQSIMIKDSYLIIKTSPGFAQGINYFIDQMNIKEILGTVGGNDTLMVLTASEDMAKYVHYKLFGHKYSV, encoded by the coding sequence ATGAAAAAGAGTAAACGTCTAGATCTCATCGCAACTGTGGTAACGCAAAACAGATTTAATAAAAAAGAAGATATTGCGGATTATATTGATATGCACTTTGGAGTACGTTATAGCGTGACGACGATTGCGCGAGATTTAAAAGAGCTAAAAATATATAAAATGCCGGCTGCTGGCAATCAATCTTATTATAAAAAGTTAGATAACACGCAACAAATGAATGCTAAAGAGAAGTTATCCCATTATTATCATGAAGAAATTCAATCAATTATGATTAAAGATAGTTATTTAATCATTAAGACATCACCTGGATTTGCTCAAGGTATTAATTACTTTATTGATCAAATGAATATTAAAGAAATACTCGGAACTGTAGGTGGGAATGATACGTTAATGGTACTCACTGCTTCAGAAGACATGGCAAAGTATGTGCATTATAAATTATTTGGTCATAAATATTCAGTATAG
- a CDS encoding SdpI family protein encodes MLLLPLSVIMGCLGYIFKNNPPTERNRWYGFRTKKSMANDTNWKKAQLRFGDYSIKYLWLTLLFGIIGLVIEMVGIVNSNDSLILSGIGLEFIMMLWYLFIVYWKVEKEL; translated from the coding sequence ATGTTACTACTACCTTTGAGCGTTATTATGGGGTGTTTAGGATATATTTTTAAAAATAATCCACCTACCGAACGTAATAGATGGTATGGCTTTCGAACAAAGAAATCCATGGCCAATGATACAAATTGGAAAAAAGCACAACTTCGGTTCGGCGACTATTCAATCAAATATTTATGGCTTACATTGTTGTTCGGTATTATCGGACTCGTGATTGAAATGGTAGGTATAGTGAATAGTAATGATTCACTTATTTTAAGTGGTATCGGTTTGGAGTTTATCATGATGTTGTGGTATTTGTTTATTGTGTATTGGAAAGTCGAAAAGGAACTATGA
- the arcA gene encoding arginine deiminase — protein sequence MTQGPIQVNSEIGRLKTVLLKRPGKELENLVPDHLSGLLFDDIPYLKVAQEEHDKFAQTLRDEGVEVLYLEKLAAEAIADQAVRNQFIDDILAESQKTILGHEEEIKTYFSKLSDQELIDKIMAGIRKEEIQLETTHLVEYMDDRYPFYLDPMPNLYFTRDPQASVGRGMTINRMYWRARRRESLFMTYILKYHPRFKDADVPVWLDRNSPFNIEGGDELILSKEALAIGISERTSAQAIERLARNIFKDETTTFKKIVAIEIPNSRTFMHLDTVFTMIDYDKFTVHSAIFKEENHMNLFTIEYDETKDDIKITHSHKLRETLAEVLGVEKIDFIPTGNGDVIDGAREQWNDGSNTLCIRPGVVVTYDRNYVSNQLLRDKGIKVLEITGSELVRGRGGPRCMSQPLFREDI from the coding sequence ATGACTCAAGGACCTATTCAAGTAAACAGTGAAATCGGTAGATTAAAAACAGTATTACTCAAACGACCTGGCAAAGAATTAGAAAATTTAGTGCCAGATCACTTAAGTGGCTTGTTGTTCGATGACATTCCTTATTTAAAAGTAGCACAAGAAGAGCACGACAAATTTGCACAAACGCTTCGTGATGAAGGTGTAGAAGTTCTTTATTTAGAAAAACTTGCTGCAGAAGCTATCGCTGATCAAGCAGTGCGTAATCAATTTATCGACGACATATTAGCAGAATCTCAAAAAACAATCTTAGGACATGAAGAAGAAATTAAAACATACTTCTCTAAACTATCAGACCAAGAACTTATCGATAAAATTATGGCTGGTATTCGCAAAGAAGAAATTCAACTTGAAACAACACATTTAGTTGAATATATGGATGATAGATATCCATTTTATTTAGACCCAATGCCTAACCTTTATTTCACACGTGACCCTCAAGCATCTGTAGGTAGAGGAATGACAATCAACAGAATGTATTGGAGAGCACGTCGTAGAGAATCTCTATTTATGACATACATTTTAAAATATCATCCAAGATTTAAAGATGCAGATGTACCGGTATGGTTAGATCGTAATTCACCATTCAATATTGAAGGTGGAGATGAATTAATTTTATCTAAAGAGGCATTAGCTATCGGCATTTCAGAACGTACATCAGCACAAGCAATTGAACGCTTGGCGCGAAACATTTTCAAAGATGAAACAACCACATTCAAAAAAATCGTAGCAATTGAAATACCAAATAGTCGTACATTTATGCACCTAGATACTGTATTCACAATGATAGATTACGATAAATTCACAGTGCATTCAGCTATCTTCAAAGAAGAAAATCATATGAATCTCTTTACGATTGAATATGATGAAACAAAAGATGACATTAAAATTACGCATTCACATAAACTACGTGAAACATTGGCAGAAGTCTTAGGTGTAGAAAAAATTGACTTCATTCCAACAGGTAACGGTGATGTCATCGACGGTGCACGTGAACAATGGAATGATGGTTCAAATACATTATGTATTCGCCCAGGTGTCGTAGTAACTTACGATCGAAACTATGTATCTAACCAATTACTGCGTGATAAAGGTATTAAAGTACTTGAAATTACAGGTAGTGAGCTTGTTCGTGGACGCGGGGGCCCAAGATGTATGAGCCAACCATTATTTAGAGAAGACATTTAA
- a CDS encoding LacI family DNA-binding transcriptional regulator: MATIKDVARKAGLSISTVSRYLNHHPYISEEKKNKIQQAMTELDYVPNSVATQLRSNKSYTIGIIVPRITNPYFAYLIDAIDKEIKHTPYHTLIMQTYNNKDEELRLLNMFKQRQVAGVIMGALENDIEVLEDFTKYGPIILSADKSMHSDKVNMIHTNQRQTTYDAIQYLINKGYHDIAYCTDNNYFDHCYKKPRNVGFRDAMEDNGLDIKEEWIFNNIHTIEDGERVGEMLLEQKALPDAVFTGSDEVALGLIHFMTRHHIDVPNQIAIMGYDNQPMSSLLQIPLSTVNQPVNEIGKQSIACLLSILEDTEFNGDEDSLKLNIVERQST, from the coding sequence ATGGCAACAATTAAAGATGTAGCTCGCAAAGCTGGGCTATCTATTTCAACAGTTTCACGTTATTTAAATCATCATCCCTATATATCTGAGGAAAAGAAAAACAAAATTCAACAAGCAATGACTGAATTGGATTATGTACCTAATTCAGTAGCTACACAATTACGTTCTAATAAATCGTACACCATAGGGATTATTGTGCCGAGAATCACTAACCCGTATTTTGCGTATTTAATTGATGCGATAGATAAAGAAATTAAGCATACACCTTATCATACGTTAATTATGCAAACCTATAATAATAAAGACGAAGAGTTACGTTTATTGAACATGTTTAAACAACGACAAGTTGCTGGTGTTATTATGGGTGCATTGGAAAATGATATAGAAGTGTTAGAAGATTTTACAAAATATGGGCCTATCATATTGTCAGCCGACAAGTCGATGCACTCTGACAAAGTGAATATGATTCATACCAATCAACGTCAAACAACGTATGATGCGATTCAATATTTGATTAATAAGGGTTATCACGATATAGCTTACTGTACTGATAATAATTACTTTGACCATTGCTACAAAAAACCGAGAAATGTCGGTTTTAGAGATGCGATGGAAGATAACGGCTTAGATATCAAAGAAGAATGGATTTTTAATAATATACATACAATTGAAGATGGCGAACGCGTTGGAGAAATGTTATTGGAACAGAAAGCGTTACCTGATGCAGTATTTACAGGTAGTGATGAAGTAGCTTTAGGCTTAATTCATTTTATGACTAGACATCATATTGATGTACCTAACCAAATTGCCATTATGGGTTATGATAATCAACCTATGTCTAGTTTATTGCAAATACCATTATCGACAGTTAATCAACCAGTAAATGAAATTGGAAAGCAATCCATTGCTTGTTTACTGTCAATACTAGAAGATACAGAATTTAATGGTGATGAAGATTCATTAAAATTAAATATCGTAGAACGACAAAGCACATAA
- a CDS encoding YolD-like family protein, whose amino-acid sequence MFYNDVEVIKLIPNPDAPDEYKYETDYRKIPRQYLNSNIPQGRGMVKWAPFATMPEQYQRLNEFIEEQNKIDMPSLSDDQFENINRQMTLKFTQHQLAMISYWRNGYIQSVAAYIQRIDSLNKCITISNENGSQTMKLDFAVICNVE is encoded by the coding sequence ATGTTCTATAATGATGTTGAGGTGATTAAATTGATTCCAAATCCTGATGCGCCAGATGAATATAAATATGAAACGGATTATCGTAAAATTCCTAGACAATATTTAAATTCTAATATTCCCCAAGGTCGTGGCATGGTCAAATGGGCACCGTTTGCGACAATGCCAGAACAGTATCAACGTTTAAATGAATTTATCGAAGAACAAAACAAAATTGACATGCCGTCGTTATCAGACGATCAGTTTGAGAATATTAATCGACAGATGACATTAAAGTTTACGCAACATCAACTTGCCATGATTAGTTACTGGAGAAATGGCTATATTCAATCCGTAGCCGCATATATTCAACGTATCGACTCACTCAATAAATGCATCACTATTAGCAATGAGAATGGTTCACAAACAATGAAGCTCGATTTCGCAGTAATATGTAATGTGGAGTAA
- a CDS encoding esterase family protein produces the protein MALMTVNYLSPTLGMQQSFVAIIPDDKGFFDTTQSVPPLKTLILLHGLSSDATSYTRFTSVERYADEHNLAIIMPNADHSAYANMKYGHSYYDYILEVYHYAHKMFPLSTQRDDNFIAGHSMGGYGTIKYAFTQGKLFSKASPLSAVCQAQGLMELDYPDFAPKAITGEDINIKGTELDTYHLVDEAVTNDALIPELLIQCGTEDFLYEDNQQFMKYLDDKGINYQYEEQPGAHDYAYWDKAIKRTIEWLVEE, from the coding sequence ATGGCATTAATGACAGTAAATTATTTATCTCCCACTCTAGGTATGCAACAATCATTTGTCGCAATTATTCCTGATGATAAGGGGTTCTTTGATACAACACAATCTGTACCACCATTAAAAACACTCATATTATTACATGGTTTATCAAGCGATGCGACATCTTATACACGTTTTACGAGTGTAGAGCGCTATGCGGATGAGCACAATCTGGCTATTATTATGCCTAATGCAGATCATAGTGCTTATGCAAATATGAAATATGGTCATAGCTATTATGACTACATTTTAGAGGTATATCATTACGCACATAAAATGTTCCCGTTATCTACGCAACGTGATGACAATTTTATCGCAGGTCACTCGATGGGTGGTTATGGCACAATCAAGTATGCATTCACGCAGGGTAAATTATTTTCAAAAGCATCTCCATTATCCGCAGTATGCCAAGCACAAGGTTTAATGGAACTCGATTATCCAGATTTCGCACCTAAAGCAATCACTGGTGAGGATATTAATATCAAAGGGACTGAATTGGATACGTATCATTTAGTAGATGAAGCGGTGACTAATGATGCGTTAATACCGGAGTTATTGATTCAATGTGGCACGGAAGATTTCTTATATGAAGATAACCAACAATTTATGAAATACTTAGACGATAAAGGAATAAACTATCAATATGAAGAACAACCAGGCGCTCATGATTATGCATATTGGGATAAAGCCATCAAACGTACAATTGAATGGTTAGTAGAAGAATAG